The Sphingorhabdus sp. Alg231-15 genome has a segment encoding these proteins:
- a CDS encoding DUF465 domain-containing protein: MDQNHVSALRGKHEALDRKISEEEARPVPDTIRIHDLKKQKLRLKDELLAEA; this comes from the coding sequence ATGGATCAGAATCATGTGTCAGCCCTGCGCGGAAAGCACGAAGCCCTCGACCGCAAAATCAGCGAAGAAGAGGCCCGCCCGGTTCCAGATACGATTCGAATCCATGACCTGAAAAAGCAAAAATTGCGGCTGAAAGACGAATTGCTGGCAGAAGCCTGA
- a CDS encoding RodZ domain-containing protein, with protein MMAEENDAEELDQDNAELNLHSVGEMLRHAREQKNLGIEDIAKTTRIPQRHLESIESGDFAALPGRTYAIGFAKSYARTVGLSEVTIGSQLREEMDDQGHSAYEPETSGYSPANPSSIPPKYLAWTAAGIAAILLVGFLVWRTLFLEPGDFMDGSSDAEFVEGGGELESGLDGTIEPVGPTPSATGAVVLTATETVWLKIYDEDGERLFEKEMTAGEQYSVPADAKGPQILTGRPDALTVTIDGAVVPPLGTADRTIKDVGISAAALLGRSDPGGSATGTGDEAAGNQSSTQ; from the coding sequence ATGATGGCCGAAGAGAATGACGCAGAAGAATTGGACCAGGATAATGCCGAGCTGAACCTGCACAGCGTTGGCGAAATGCTGCGCCATGCGCGGGAACAGAAAAATCTGGGTATCGAGGACATTGCCAAGACGACGCGCATTCCACAGCGCCATCTGGAATCAATAGAATCTGGCGATTTTGCAGCTTTGCCAGGTCGCACTTATGCGATCGGTTTCGCAAAATCCTACGCCCGGACGGTTGGTTTGAGTGAAGTGACGATTGGCAGCCAACTCCGCGAAGAAATGGATGATCAGGGGCACAGCGCCTATGAGCCGGAAACAAGCGGCTATTCACCGGCCAATCCCAGCAGTATTCCGCCCAAATATCTCGCATGGACAGCCGCAGGCATCGCCGCCATCTTGCTTGTCGGATTTCTGGTTTGGCGGACGCTGTTTCTCGAACCAGGTGATTTCATGGACGGCAGTTCTGACGCAGAATTTGTCGAAGGTGGTGGCGAGCTCGAGAGTGGTCTGGATGGAACAATTGAGCCTGTTGGCCCAACACCTTCTGCGACCGGCGCAGTCGTGCTGACCGCTACCGAAACTGTCTGGTTGAAAATATATGATGAAGATGGCGAGCGGCTATTTGAGAAGGAGATGACGGCAGGCGAACAATATTCAGTTCCTGCTGATGCCAAGGGTCCGCAAATCCTGACCGGACGGCCAGACGCCTTAACGGTCACAATTGATGGTGCGGTCGTTCCTCCTCTCGGAACTGCTGACCGGACAATCAAGGATGTCGGCATCAGCGCTGCCGCGCTGCTTGGACGCAGCGATCCCGGCGGATCGGCGACCGGCACTGGTGATGAGGCCGCAGGCAATCAGTCCAGCACGCAATAG
- the ptsP gene encoding phosphoenolpyruvate--protein phosphotransferase, with translation MATKHTSSPVTARNILTGLRSIMASPGNAQTKLNHVVETIAEAVSSEVCSIYLRREGVLELYATRGLNQEAVHVTKLAFGEGLTGYIAKNVETLNLDEAASHPDFQYRPETGEEKFHSFAGVPIIRNKQAVGVLCAQHMEPRKYSEEEIESFQTAAMVLSELIANAELIDEDSVDAPQAHHDGADRLAGLQLVKGKASGYAVFHQPRVKIEHTVAEDTEAERHRVYSAFDKMRDQIDHMTNQAEFGVGGEHEEVLQTYKMFAYDEGWSRRINEAIDSGLTAEAAIERVQQHTRMRMRQIDDALLAERMHDLEDLANRLLRIVSGQMGTAATMGLRQDTILVARNLGPAELLEYDRRRLKGVVLEEGSLTAHVTIIARAMDIPILGQVKNVRQIVRENDHLLLNVDDNALFVRPSPSMEDAFETQIELTQKKRAAYTELKDKESVTKDGTRITLNINAGLRDDMAMLNLTGADGIGLFRTEFQFLVAANMPGRAGQLRFYRDVLDAAGNKPVVFRTVDIGGDKPLPYFQASEVKEENPAMGWRALRIGLERDALMKVQARALIEAAAGRKLNVMFPMIAEPWEFDEAKAVFEKQIEFLRNRKKQLPLSIRYGAMLEVPALAECLDQMATRLDFLSIGTNDLTQFLFAADRSNPKLAERFDWLSPAVLRFIGRVARQSDDLGIELSVCGEMGGRPLEALALLCLGIRRLSITPASVGPIKAMVRSLDLSVAQEQLQEILSDPPNDPRAAFRQWAEEQAIDLG, from the coding sequence ATGGCCACCAAACATACGTCCAGCCCTGTAACCGCTCGTAACATTCTAACCGGGCTCCGGTCGATCATGGCTTCTCCCGGCAACGCACAGACAAAGCTCAATCATGTCGTGGAAACCATTGCCGAAGCTGTCAGTAGTGAGGTCTGTTCGATATATTTGCGGCGTGAAGGCGTGCTCGAACTCTATGCTACACGCGGCCTGAATCAAGAAGCGGTCCATGTCACCAAATTGGCTTTTGGTGAAGGGTTGACCGGCTATATCGCCAAAAATGTGGAAACGCTGAACCTCGATGAGGCGGCCAGCCATCCTGACTTCCAATATCGTCCGGAAACCGGTGAGGAAAAATTCCACAGCTTTGCCGGCGTTCCGATCATTCGTAATAAGCAGGCAGTTGGCGTTTTATGTGCTCAACATATGGAGCCGCGCAAATATTCCGAGGAAGAAATTGAGTCCTTTCAGACTGCCGCCATGGTGCTTTCGGAACTGATCGCCAATGCGGAGTTGATTGATGAGGATTCAGTCGATGCCCCGCAAGCCCATCATGACGGCGCAGACCGGTTGGCTGGACTGCAACTGGTTAAGGGCAAAGCCAGTGGATATGCTGTCTTCCATCAGCCGCGCGTGAAAATTGAGCATACCGTGGCCGAGGACACCGAAGCTGAACGCCACCGCGTCTATTCGGCTTTTGACAAGATGCGCGATCAGATTGATCATATGACCAATCAAGCCGAATTTGGCGTTGGCGGCGAGCATGAAGAAGTTTTGCAAACCTACAAGATGTTTGCCTATGACGAGGGCTGGAGCCGCCGGATCAACGAAGCGATTGATAGCGGCCTGACCGCAGAAGCCGCGATCGAGCGCGTGCAGCAACATACCCGTATGCGGATGCGCCAGATTGACGATGCCTTACTCGCCGAGCGGATGCATGATCTGGAAGATTTGGCTAACCGTCTGCTGCGCATTGTCTCTGGTCAGATGGGCACAGCGGCGACCATGGGCTTGCGGCAGGACACGATATTGGTCGCCCGCAATCTGGGACCTGCAGAATTGCTGGAATATGATCGCCGGCGGCTCAAGGGCGTGGTGCTGGAAGAAGGATCGCTGACCGCGCATGTGACGATTATCGCCCGCGCGATGGATATCCCGATCCTGGGTCAGGTGAAGAATGTCCGCCAGATCGTCCGCGAGAATGATCATCTGCTGCTTAATGTCGATGACAATGCTCTGTTTGTCCGGCCCAGTCCGTCGATGGAAGATGCGTTTGAGACCCAGATTGAACTAACTCAGAAAAAGCGCGCCGCCTACACGGAGTTAAAGGATAAGGAATCGGTTACAAAAGACGGCACACGGATCACCTTGAACATCAATGCCGGCCTGCGCGACGACATGGCGATGCTCAATCTGACAGGTGCCGATGGTATCGGTCTGTTTCGCACGGAGTTTCAGTTTCTCGTTGCTGCCAATATGCCGGGCCGCGCCGGACAGTTGCGCTTTTACCGCGATGTGCTCGATGCTGCTGGCAACAAACCCGTAGTCTTCCGCACCGTCGACATTGGCGGAGACAAACCACTCCCCTATTTTCAGGCGAGCGAAGTGAAAGAGGAAAATCCGGCGATGGGCTGGCGTGCGCTGCGCATCGGGCTGGAACGGGATGCGTTGATGAAAGTGCAGGCGCGCGCACTTATCGAGGCCGCGGCCGGGCGAAAGCTCAACGTGATGTTCCCGATGATCGCCGAACCCTGGGAATTTGATGAAGCCAAAGCGGTATTCGAAAAGCAGATCGAATTTCTGCGCAACCGAAAAAAGCAATTGCCGCTGTCGATCCGCTATGGCGCAATGCTGGAAGTGCCAGCGTTGGCCGAATGTCTTGACCAGATGGCGACCCGGCTTGATTTCCTCTCAATCGGCACCAATGATCTCACCCAGTTTCTATTTGCCGCCGATCGCAGCAACCCAAAATTGGCGGAACGGTTCGATTGGCTGAGCCCCGCTGTATTGCGCTTCATTGGCCGTGTGGCCAGACAATCCGATGATCTCGGTATTGAGTTGAGCGTATGCGGTGAAATGGGCGGGCGCCCGTTGGAGGCTTTGGCGCTCCTGTGTTTGGGTATCAGACGTTTATCCATTACGCCGGCATCGGTTGGACCGATCAAGGCGATGGTGCGTTCGCTTGATCTGAGCGTGGCGCAAGAACAGCTGCAAGAGATTTTGTCTGATCCGCCAAACGACCCGAGAGCGGCCTTCCGACAATGGGCTGAAGAGCAGGCGATAGACCTGGGCTGA
- a CDS encoding COQ9 family protein, with product MHPKKRKPLRDDPTLDEMRAYLAPLLASQAAFDGWNEKAVAAAAEMTGVDAEMAELAFNAGTVDMIDAWFQSVDEAMAARFSDEELGAMKIRERITALVVARLELLEADREGLRRALAILAAPPNLPMAAKLGWRAADKMWRLAGDTATDYNHYTKRTLLSAVYGSTISVFLDDESDDYSETRAFLDRRIENVMQFEKVKAKITRPAGDRFSMARFIGRLRYRGV from the coding sequence ATGCACCCAAAAAAGCGAAAACCATTGCGAGACGACCCGACGCTGGATGAGATGCGGGCTTATCTTGCGCCTCTGTTAGCTTCGCAGGCGGCCTTTGATGGCTGGAATGAAAAGGCGGTTGCCGCTGCTGCCGAGATGACGGGTGTTGATGCCGAGATGGCGGAACTGGCGTTTAACGCAGGCACTGTCGATATGATTGACGCTTGGTTTCAGTCGGTTGACGAAGCCATGGCGGCGAGATTTTCCGATGAAGAATTGGGTGCGATGAAAATCCGGGAACGGATTACGGCTCTGGTAGTGGCCCGACTGGAGCTATTGGAAGCCGATCGCGAAGGATTGCGCCGAGCGCTCGCGATCCTTGCTGCACCGCCCAACCTTCCTATGGCAGCCAAGCTCGGCTGGCGTGCCGCGGATAAGATGTGGCGGCTCGCTGGGGATACTGCAACCGACTATAATCATTATACAAAGCGGACCTTGCTATCTGCTGTCTATGGCAGCACGATCAGTGTCTTTCTTGATGACGAAAGCGATGACTATTCAGAAACCAGGGCATTTCTTGATCGACGCATTGAAAATGTCATGCAGTTTGAAAAGGTGAAAGCCAAGATTACTCGGCCTGCTGGCGATCGGTTCAGCATGGCTCGTTTCATTGGACGGCTGCGTTATCGAGGAGTGTGA
- a CDS encoding oxidoreductase produces MSTLFDPITLGAIEAPNRMLMAPLTRCRSTMEHVPTPIMGEYYAQRAGAGLIISEATGISQQGLGTPFAPGIWNDEQTEAWKPVVEQVHQAGGRIICQLWHMGRIVHPDFLGGEKPVSSSATTAPGNVRTYQGKREYVEARPLEADEIPSLLDDYTNAAENAKKAGFDGVQLHSANGYLIDQFIRSGTNFRTDQYGGSIENRIRLLGEVTQRLVDVWGSDRVSVRLSPNGDSQGADDATPIETFTAAAKLLDSIGIAFLELREPPAHGTYGNTDVPPVSPNIRPVFSKPLVLNSDYFYDNATETLANDKADAISFGRTFMTNPDLPERFRAGAELNPIDFTPSWYSQSAEGYVDYPTMEQAKATA; encoded by the coding sequence ATGAGCACATTATTTGACCCCATCACCCTTGGTGCGATTGAAGCCCCCAACCGTATGTTGATGGCTCCGCTGACCCGGTGCCGTTCGACAATGGAGCATGTACCGACACCAATTATGGGCGAATACTATGCTCAGCGCGCTGGCGCCGGGCTTATCATTTCAGAGGCTACCGGGATCAGCCAACAAGGTCTTGGCACACCCTTCGCGCCTGGTATCTGGAACGATGAACAGACCGAAGCATGGAAGCCGGTTGTTGAGCAGGTTCACCAAGCGGGTGGGCGGATCATCTGCCAGCTCTGGCACATGGGCCGGATCGTGCACCCAGATTTTCTTGGCGGCGAAAAGCCGGTTTCTTCATCAGCTACCACCGCGCCGGGGAACGTCCGCACTTATCAGGGAAAGCGCGAATATGTCGAAGCGCGTCCACTGGAAGCGGATGAAATCCCCAGCTTGCTCGATGATTATACCAATGCTGCGGAAAACGCTAAAAAGGCAGGCTTTGATGGCGTACAATTGCATAGCGCAAATGGCTATCTGATCGATCAGTTCATCCGCTCAGGCACCAATTTCCGGACCGATCAATATGGCGGATCGATCGAAAACCGGATCCGACTGCTGGGCGAAGTTACGCAGCGACTGGTCGATGTCTGGGGCAGTGACCGGGTTTCCGTTCGGTTATCTCCCAATGGCGACTCACAGGGCGCGGATGACGCCACACCGATAGAAACCTTTACGGCAGCTGCCAAACTACTCGACAGCATTGGCATTGCATTTCTGGAACTGCGTGAACCACCAGCACATGGTACATATGGCAATACCGATGTACCGCCGGTCAGCCCGAATATCCGTCCAGTGTTCAGCAAGCCGCTCGTACTGAACAGCGACTATTTCTATGACAATGCGACAGAGACTTTAGCAAACGACAAAGCCGACGCAATCAGCTTTGGCCGGACTTTCATGACCAATCCCGATCTGCCAGAGCGCTTCCGAGCAGGTGCGGAACTGAACCCGATCGACTTTACGCCATCATGGTATAGTCAGAGTGCGGAAGGTTATGTGGATTATCCGACGATGGAACAGGCCAAAGCAACAGCCTGA
- a CDS encoding YdcH family protein: protein MAISDQELRQRLEMLKIEHRDLDDAITALMESGGHDQLRAARLKKRKLHLRDRIIQIENQLIPDIIA from the coding sequence ATGGCGATAAGCGATCAGGAGTTGCGGCAGCGGCTCGAAATGCTGAAGATTGAACATCGTGATCTGGACGACGCAATCACGGCCTTGATGGAATCCGGTGGCCATGATCAGCTGAGGGCTGCGCGTTTAAAAAAACGGAAATTGCATTTGCGTGACCGGATCATTCAGATCGAGAACCAGTTGATTCCGGATATTATCGCCTAA
- a CDS encoding zinc-binding dehydrogenase: protein MTTNQIWYLRKRPVGKIADGDLELVTEEMADLAPDMVRVRTIYLSLDPTNRIWMSDMDGYLPPVPIDDPMRGGGIGVVEESNFDAVPVGSLINTGLSTWALYNDIPGGMANVLPAIPGVPLTAYMGPLGATGMTAYFGLTDIGKPKEGDTLVVSAAAGAVGSMVGQIGKIHGCRVVGIAGSDDKCQWLTEEAGFDAAINYKTEDVGAALDKHCPNGIDINFENVGGEIMDAVIARLNDFSRMPLCGLISTYNDKDGSLGPSNFANLLMRRTTLRGFIILDYFDRFPEGAQAMAGWLMEGRIKFETDVVQGIENAPASLDRLFTGANLGKLAVQLGPEPD from the coding sequence ATGACCACAAACCAGATATGGTATTTACGCAAGCGTCCTGTCGGCAAGATTGCGGACGGTGATCTTGAGCTCGTCACGGAAGAAATGGCCGACCTGGCGCCTGATATGGTGCGGGTGCGGACCATCTATCTCTCGCTTGATCCGACAAATCGGATTTGGATGAGCGACATGGACGGCTATCTGCCGCCGGTTCCGATTGATGACCCGATGCGCGGTGGTGGTATTGGAGTTGTCGAAGAAAGCAATTTTGATGCCGTGCCAGTTGGCTCGCTGATCAATACCGGTCTTTCCACATGGGCCCTTTATAATGATATTCCCGGTGGTATGGCGAATGTGCTGCCGGCTATCCCTGGTGTTCCTCTTACAGCCTATATGGGCCCCTTGGGCGCAACTGGGATGACAGCCTATTTCGGGTTGACTGACATAGGCAAACCGAAAGAGGGGGATACACTTGTGGTCTCGGCGGCGGCCGGAGCAGTTGGTTCCATGGTTGGACAGATCGGAAAGATACATGGATGCCGTGTCGTCGGCATTGCAGGCTCTGACGACAAATGCCAATGGCTTACCGAAGAAGCAGGCTTTGATGCGGCGATCAATTACAAGACGGAGGACGTCGGGGCAGCGCTCGACAAACATTGCCCCAACGGAATTGATATCAACTTTGAAAATGTTGGCGGCGAGATCATGGATGCCGTGATCGCACGACTGAACGACTTCTCTCGCATGCCCCTCTGTGGTTTGATTTCGACTTACAACGACAAGGACGGATCACTGGGCCCTTCCAATTTCGCTAATCTGTTGATGCGGCGCACCACTCTACGCGGCTTCATCATTCTCGATTATTTCGATCGCTTCCCGGAAGGAGCGCAGGCCATGGCCGGCTGGCTGATGGAAGGGCGCATCAAGTTCGAGACGGATGTTGTGCAAGGGATTGAAAATGCCCCGGCGTCACTGGATCGTCTGTTTACAGGTGCCAATCTGGGTAAGCTTGCGGTGCAACTCGGGCCGGAGCCGGACTAA
- the ssb gene encoding single-stranded DNA-binding protein yields MAGGINKVIIVGNLGADPEVRTFNNGGKVCNLRIATSESWKDRNTGERKEKTEWHSVAIFSEGLAGVAEKYLRKGSKVYIEGKLQTRKWQDQSGNDRYSTEIVLQGFDGKLEMLDSRQGGGMGGQGGGNDGWSGGGSGGGSGGGSNDGWGNTGGGSSGGQGGGAFDSDLDDDVPF; encoded by the coding sequence ATGGCTGGCGGCATCAATAAAGTAATTATCGTAGGAAACCTGGGTGCCGACCCTGAAGTGCGTACGTTTAACAACGGCGGTAAAGTCTGCAATCTGCGCATCGCGACATCCGAAAGCTGGAAAGATCGCAATACTGGTGAGCGCAAAGAAAAGACCGAGTGGCACAGCGTCGCGATCTTCTCCGAAGGGCTGGCCGGCGTTGCGGAAAAATATCTGCGTAAGGGCAGCAAAGTCTATATCGAAGGCAAGTTACAAACCCGCAAATGGCAGGATCAGTCCGGCAATGACCGCTATTCGACTGAGATTGTCTTGCAGGGTTTTGATGGCAAGCTGGAAATGCTCGATTCCCGCCAAGGCGGCGGCATGGGCGGCCAAGGCGGCGGCAATGATGGCTGGAGCGGCGGCGGTTCAGGTGGCGGCTCGGGCGGCGGTTCCAATGACGGCTGGGGCAACACTGGCGGTGGGTCTTCCGGCGGTCAAGGTGGTGGCGCGTTTGACAGCGACCTGGATGACGACGTACCATTCTAG
- a CDS encoding DUF1465 family protein, producing the protein MVETEALITPKLLDALYTEAMVLADEARSYFESGRFSEQCQDEATLSVSFSCESLKVTTRLMHCIAWLLNQRALHGEDLTDGEAWHHSRELGYAAASDGPMVELFPEEARQIIDASEELFQRLQRLSARLEYQEVVEPPVHDMFRRLQSSF; encoded by the coding sequence ATGGTTGAAACCGAAGCATTGATTACGCCCAAATTACTGGATGCGCTCTACACCGAAGCGATGGTGCTTGCGGACGAGGCGCGGTCCTATTTTGAGTCGGGGCGGTTCAGCGAGCAATGCCAGGACGAAGCGACACTATCGGTTTCATTTTCTTGCGAGTCGCTGAAAGTCACAACACGTTTGATGCATTGTATTGCATGGTTGCTGAATCAGCGCGCACTTCATGGTGAAGATCTGACTGACGGAGAAGCGTGGCACCACAGTCGAGAGCTTGGCTATGCCGCAGCTAGTGATGGTCCAATGGTTGAGCTGTTTCCGGAAGAGGCTCGCCAGATTATTGACGCCAGCGAAGAGCTTTTCCAGCGTCTACAGCGCTTGTCGGCGCGGCTGGAATATCAGGAAGTCGTGGAGCCGCCAGTACATGATATGTTCCGGCGGCTTCAAAGTTCGTTCTGA
- the feoB gene encoding FeoB small GTPase domain-containing protein, translating into MSETAPLIVLAGNPNAGKSALFNALTGARQKIANYPGVTVERKSGHFQLANGRPVELVDLPGSYSLDPTSPDEAVTRGVIFGEQPGERKPDAVIIVLDAANLDNHLRFALEIIALGQPVVIALNMMDLAERDGLTLDPAKLEAALGVPVIPTVAVRRRGLEELSAAIDERLAEKSDKRDIVVSKEHDDGLRKQAKIIATQTVVAETAGRRWSERADTLFLHPIAGPIILLAIMFVMFQAVFAWSEAPIGWIEGASEWAAAAVEANLADGFLRDFIIEGAIGGVGSVVVFLPQILILFLFILMLEASGYMTRAAFIMDRLMASVGLSGRSFIPLLSSFACAIPGIMATRSIADPKDRLTTILVAPLMTCAARLPVYAIIIGAFIPARDVGGGVGLQGLVLFGLYIFGIIGAMLVALVLRSTVAKGPNSGFLMEMPKYQIPRIRDILLGLWQRAWIFLRRAGTIIFAATVVLWLMLTYPKVPIDSPVSQVDYSAAGRIANVIEPAVAPIGFNRDIALALIPAMAAREVAVAALATTYAIDAPNEEAETKSLTERLQSRWSLPTALAFLAWFVFAPQCISTIAVTRRETNSWKWPMFMLGYLFALAYVAAGITYWTAIALGL; encoded by the coding sequence ATGAGCGAAACGGCGCCCCTAATTGTCCTGGCGGGCAACCCAAATGCGGGCAAAAGCGCCTTGTTCAACGCGCTGACCGGCGCGCGCCAGAAAATCGCCAATTATCCAGGTGTTACTGTCGAACGCAAATCCGGTCATTTCCAATTGGCCAATGGTCGCCCGGTTGAGCTGGTGGACTTGCCTGGCAGTTACAGCCTTGATCCGACCAGCCCAGACGAGGCCGTTACCCGCGGCGTTATCTTTGGTGAGCAGCCGGGAGAGCGCAAACCGGATGCGGTGATTATTGTGCTCGATGCCGCCAATCTCGACAATCACCTGCGTTTCGCACTCGAAATTATCGCGCTGGGCCAACCGGTCGTGATTGCACTCAATATGATGGATTTGGCAGAGCGGGACGGATTGACCCTGGATCCAGCAAAGCTGGAAGCCGCATTGGGAGTGCCGGTTATTCCCACGGTGGCCGTCCGCCGCCGTGGACTTGAAGAATTGTCCGCCGCTATCGATGAGCGGCTGGCGGAAAAATCAGATAAGCGGGACATTGTGGTCTCCAAAGAACATGATGACGGATTGCGCAAACAGGCCAAGATTATCGCCACTCAAACAGTTGTTGCTGAAACTGCCGGTCGACGTTGGTCTGAGCGTGCGGATACCTTGTTCTTACATCCGATAGCGGGTCCGATCATCCTGCTCGCGATTATGTTTGTGATGTTTCAGGCTGTCTTCGCTTGGTCAGAAGCACCCATCGGTTGGATTGAAGGTGCAAGCGAGTGGGCCGCGGCCGCGGTGGAGGCTAATCTGGCTGACGGCTTTTTGCGTGATTTTATTATTGAAGGCGCAATTGGCGGCGTCGGTTCAGTCGTCGTCTTCCTGCCGCAAATATTGATCTTGTTTCTGTTCATCCTAATGCTTGAAGCAAGCGGCTATATGACCCGTGCGGCCTTTATCATGGACCGGCTTATGGCCAGCGTCGGTCTGTCCGGACGCAGCTTCATCCCGCTGTTGTCATCCTTTGCCTGTGCGATCCCCGGGATCATGGCAACGCGCAGTATTGCTGATCCGAAAGATCGATTGACGACCATATTGGTCGCACCACTGATGACCTGCGCTGCGCGGCTGCCGGTTTATGCAATCATCATTGGTGCTTTCATTCCGGCCCGTGACGTGGGCGGCGGGGTTGGCTTGCAAGGTCTGGTTTTATTTGGTCTTTACATATTCGGGATTATCGGCGCGATGCTCGTCGCACTGGTTCTTCGCAGCACAGTTGCGAAAGGCCCGAACAGCGGCTTCCTGATGGAGATGCCGAAATATCAGATACCTCGTATTCGCGACATATTGCTGGGGTTGTGGCAGCGCGCATGGATTTTTCTGCGCCGGGCAGGAACAATCATCTTTGCGGCTACGGTAGTGCTTTGGTTGATGCTGACTTATCCCAAGGTGCCGATTGATAGCCCAGTGAGCCAGGTGGATTATTCCGCGGCTGGTCGGATCGCCAATGTTATCGAACCAGCTGTCGCACCCATCGGCTTTAATCGCGATATTGCACTCGCCTTGATTCCGGCCATGGCGGCTCGCGAGGTGGCGGTAGCCGCTCTGGCGACCACCTATGCGATCGATGCGCCGAATGAGGAAGCCGAAACCAAATCACTGACAGAGCGTCTGCAAAGCCGCTGGTCCCTGCCAACCGCGCTTGCCTTTCTGGCGTGGTTCGTCTTTGCGCCCCAATGTATCTCGACCATTGCCGTGACCCGCCGCGAAACCAATAGCTGGAAATGGCCAATGTTCATGCTCGGCTATCTTTTTGCACTGGCTTATGTCGCTGCGGGCATAACCTATTGGACGGCCATCGCCCTCGGTCTATAG
- a CDS encoding FeoA family protein, whose product MNAPVTLAMTLDRLAMRQRAEISAIDWTAMSDNEGARLRALGLDEGVSVEKLHKGMFGFNDPIALKVGRMMIAIRKSHASAISVVLPA is encoded by the coding sequence ATGAACGCACCCGTCACATTAGCGATGACTCTAGACCGCCTTGCGATGCGCCAACGCGCTGAAATTTCGGCCATTGATTGGACCGCTATGTCCGATAATGAAGGCGCGCGGCTTCGTGCTCTGGGCCTGGATGAGGGCGTTAGTGTGGAAAAACTGCACAAAGGTATGTTTGGCTTCAACGATCCCATCGCTTTGAAAGTCGGCCGGATGATGATTGCTATTCGTAAATCTCATGCTTCGGCAATATCGGTGGTTTTGCCTGCTTAG
- the tilS gene encoding tRNA lysidine(34) synthetase TilS: protein MTGNAPANRFREAVLALVPDFEKTDDKMGLAVSGGPDSLALLLLAHENFPGRIAAATVDHGLRPEAHEECKFVASLCAARNIPHQILKPSTPIRGSIQVEARKARYSLLNGWLEHQNIALLATAHHADDQLETLIMRILRGSGIDGMSAIRARRGHIIRPLLPFSKEMLIQFVTAQGITPIDDPSNKDQSFDRVRVREVLSKLSGFDVGLASQSAAALDDARTAIHWMVDELAMTHIRQTDDGCTLDKYDFPHEIVRRLLLKCLHICDPSLSPRGSQLEPLIRGLTQGETLTIGNILCKGGLTWTFAPAPKRNNS, encoded by the coding sequence ATGACGGGCAATGCGCCTGCCAACCGCTTTCGTGAGGCGGTGCTGGCGCTTGTCCCGGATTTTGAGAAAACTGATGACAAAATGGGCCTTGCCGTTTCAGGCGGCCCCGATAGCCTTGCGCTTCTGCTCCTGGCTCATGAGAATTTTCCCGGCCGGATCGCCGCTGCCACGGTCGATCACGGACTGCGCCCTGAAGCCCACGAGGAATGCAAATTTGTCGCCAGCCTTTGCGCAGCGCGCAACATTCCCCACCAGATTCTGAAACCCTCCACTCCCATTCGCGGCAGCATTCAGGTTGAAGCGCGCAAAGCGCGATACTCTTTGCTCAATGGCTGGCTGGAACACCAAAACATTGCCCTGCTCGCAACGGCTCACCATGCCGATGACCAGCTCGAAACACTGATCATGCGGATATTGCGCGGCAGCGGTATCGACGGCATGTCGGCGATCCGCGCCAGACGTGGTCATATTATCCGGCCACTGCTCCCCTTTTCAAAGGAAATGTTGATCCAGTTCGTCACTGCGCAAGGCATCACTCCCATTGATGATCCATCCAATAAGGACCAGAGCTTTGATCGCGTCCGGGTGCGGGAGGTATTGTCGAAATTGTCCGGCTTTGATGTCGGGCTCGCCAGTCAGAGCGCAGCGGCGCTGGACGATGCACGCACCGCGATCCATTGGATGGTTGACGAATTGGCAATGACCCATATCCGGCAAACAGATGACGGATGTACGCTCGACAAATATGATTTTCCGCACGAAATTGTCCGACGACTGCTGTTGAAATGCCTACATATCTGCGATCCGTCATTATCACCGCGTGGCAGCCAGCTGGAACCGTTGATCAGAGGTCTCACGCAAGGTGAGACGCTGACCATTGGCAATATATTGTGCAAAGGCGGGTTAACCTGGACCTTTGCTCCTGCGCCAAAACGGAACAATAGCTAA